A DNA window from Hordeum vulgare subsp. vulgare chromosome 1H, MorexV3_pseudomolecules_assembly, whole genome shotgun sequence contains the following coding sequences:
- the LOC123420637 gene encoding reticuline oxidase-like, whose protein sequence is MPCQKKKENHAGLHKTPRAHRHTCTSPRSAQLGFPTSMAIRLLFSLLLRLLAVQAASHGSTGNGDDDGALMTSCLAAAGVRNVTTRRSPAYPAALAFSVQNLRFAGASAHHGPVAVVVPASLAELRAAVLCAREAGLVVRLRSGGHSYEGLSYTTDDAGGFVVVDLMALDRVRVHAGTRTAWVQSGATLGQVYHAVAASSKTLAFSAGSCPTVGSGGHIAGGGFGLLSRKYGLAADNVIDAVLVDAEGRVLDRDGMGEEAFWAIRGGGGGAWGAVYAWRVKLSPVPERVTVFVVNRPGTVESVARLVSTWQHVAPWLPDEFYLSAFVGAGLPESDGTGISVTFKGFYLGRSQEALNILSTRFPEIGLSDLNPKEMSWIDSVVFFSGLPEGSSTGDLTDRVLHGKNYFKAKSDFVRRPTAIGELEGAIDFLAKQPKAYIILDPYGGAMERIAEDDLPFPHRKGNIHGIQHLIAWTADDDDGHREEYMEWLRRFYDLMGAYVSNGPRTAYINYLDLDLGTNNNASVDHHPITIRDGEDGGSPLNSEVEAARTWGERYFLSNYDRLVRAKTTIDPENVFRNAQSIPPLFMGALKMIRRSAHDNDI, encoded by the coding sequence ATGCCAtgccaaaagaaaaaagaaaatcacGCGGGTCTGCATAAAACCCCACGCGCACATCGTCACACTTGCACCAGTCCACGCTCGGCTCAACTCGGCTTTCCCACGTCAATGGCCATCCGCTTGCTCTTCTCTCTTCTGCTCCGCCTCCTCGCCGTGCAAGCGGCTTCACACGGCAGCACCGGCAACGGCGACGATGACGGCGCCCTCATGACGTCCTGCCTCGCGGCTGCCGGTGTGCGCAACGTCACCACACGCCGCTCGCCTGCGTACCCCGCCGCGCTGGCCTTCTCCGTCCAGAACCTCCGGTTCGCGGGCGCCAGTGCGCACCACGgtcccgtcgccgtcgtcgtcccgGCGTCCCTGGCCGAGCTGCGAGCGGCTGTGTTGTGCGCCCGGGAGGCGGGGCTCGTGGTGCGCCTCCGCAGCGGCGGGCACAGCTACGAAGGCCTCTCCTACACCACGGACGATGCCGGCGGCTTCGTCGTCGTCGACCTCATGGCGCTAGACCGCGTCCGGGTCCACGCTGGAACGCGCACGGCGTGGGTCCAGTCCGGCGCGACGCTCGGGCAGGTGTACCACGCGGTGGCCGCGTCCAGCAAGACCCTGGCGTTCTCTGCCGGGTCATGCCCCACGGTCGGCTCCGGCGGACACATCGCCGGTGGCGGCTTCGGCCTGCTGTCCCGCAAGTACGGGCTCGCGGCGGACAACGTGATCGACGCCGTGCTGGTCGACGCCGAAGGGCGCGTCCTGGACCGGGACGGCATGGGCGAGGAGGCCTTCTGGGCGATccgcggtggcggcggtggcgccTGGGGCGCCGTCTACGCGTGGCGCGTGAAACTCAGCCCCGTCCCGGAGCGCGTCACCGTGTTCGTCGTCAACCGGCCCGGCACCGTGGAGTCGGTGGCACGGCTGGTGTCAACATGGCAGCACGTCGCGCCGTGGCTGCCCGACGAGTTCTACCTCTCGGCGTTCGTCGGAGCAGGCCTGCCGGAGTCGGACGGGACCGGCATCTCCGTCACCTTCAAGGGGTTCTACCTCGGCCGGAGCCAGGAAGCATTGAACATACTCTCCACACGGTTCCCAGAGATCGGGCTGTCGGACCTGAACCCGAAAGAGATGAGCTGGATCGACTCCGTGGTCTTCTTCTCCGGCCTGCCGGAAGGGAGCTCCACGGGGGACCTGACAGACCGCGTGCTCCACGGGAAGAACTACTTCAAGGCCAAGTCGGACTTCGTGCGCCGGCCGACGGCCATCGGCGAGCTGGAAGGAGCCATCGATTTCCTTGCCAAGCAACCCAAGGCATACATCATCCTCGACCCGTACGGCGGGGCCATGGAGCGGATCGCCGAGGATGATCTGCCGTTCCCGCATCGCAAAGGAAACATCCACGGGATCCAGCATCTCATAGCCTGGAcggccgacgacgacgacgggcacAGGGAGGAGTACATGGAGTGGCTACGCCGGTTCTACGACCTCATGGGAGCCTACGTGTCCAACGGCCCACGCACCGCCTACATAAACTACCTAGACCTTGATCTAGGCACCAACAACAATGCGTCTGTTGATCATCATCCTATAACAATAAGAGACGGCGAAGATGGCGGCAGCCCTCTTAACTCGGAAGTGGAGGCGGCGAGGACATGGGGTGAGAGGTACTTCCTGAGCAACTACGACCGTCTCGTCCGCGCCAAGACCACCATTGACCCGGAGAACGTGTTCCGCAATGCCCAGAGTATTCCGCCCCTCTTCATGGGGGCTCTCAAGATGATCAGGCGTAGTGCACATGATAACGAtatctag